From Acidobacteriota bacterium, a single genomic window includes:
- the trpS gene encoding tryptophan--tRNA ligase, with the protein MGELERMTQFKDKTQKAIPSGSIEKTSEAIKEKAREILGRGSPDVGVDDILDLQNILSFQSNAERAGVGLFTYPVLMAADILLYQTHLVPVGKDQKQHLELSRDLAERFNRDYGKAFVVPEPFIPPVGANILSLQDPSKKMSKSDDNPTASIFLLDDADTIAKKIKRAVTDSGSTIVFDETRPAIHNLLTIYHLMTGRSANDIEVHFRGKGYGHLKSELAEAVVAFLKPFQERVKDFDDAHLNEILKRGAEKARVIARTTLDDVYKKMGIVGAS; encoded by the coding sequence ATGGGCGAACTCGAACGGATGACGCAGTTCAAGGACAAGACCCAGAAAGCGATTCCATCGGGTTCCATCGAGAAGACATCCGAGGCTATCAAGGAAAAGGCTCGCGAGATATTGGGACGCGGCTCGCCCGATGTCGGAGTCGACGATATTCTGGATTTGCAGAATATCCTGTCGTTTCAAAGCAATGCCGAACGGGCCGGCGTCGGTCTTTTCACCTATCCGGTATTGATGGCGGCCGACATTCTGCTCTATCAAACGCATCTCGTCCCGGTCGGAAAGGACCAAAAGCAGCATCTCGAACTGTCGCGTGATCTGGCGGAACGGTTCAATCGCGATTACGGAAAAGCGTTTGTCGTGCCCGAACCTTTCATCCCGCCCGTCGGCGCGAACATCCTGTCGCTGCAGGACCCGTCGAAAAAGATGTCGAAGTCGGACGACAATCCGACCGCGTCGATTTTCCTGCTCGATGATGCCGACACGATCGCCAAGAAGATCAAGCGCGCCGTTACTGATTCGGGTTCGACGATCGTTTTCGACGAAACGCGTCCGGCGATCCACAATCTGCTGACGATCTATCACTTGATGACCGGAAGATCGGCGAATGACATTGAAGTTCACTTCCGGGGCAAAGGCTACGGCCATCTGAAGAGCGAACTGGCCGAGGCCGTGGTCGCTTTTTTGAAGCCGTTTCAGGAGCGCGTCAAGGATTTCGACGATGCGCATCTTAACGAGATCCTCAAACGTGGCGCCGAAAAGGCCCGCGTCATCGCGCGTACGACGCTCGATGATGTCTACAAAAAGATGGGAATCGTCGGGGCAAGCTAG
- a CDS encoding CHRD domain-containing protein encodes MKRIGRSIFVLAFALSLFSAIAKAETFTAYLNGAQEVPAAATTATGYARIVVDEGTGTMSFTVVFNGLAGTQNAAHIHAPAAIGATTGVAINFGVVGGTSGTISGTTSITPTQLSQLRAHLGYVNVHSTAFSGGEIRGQLGVQRPVDYDGDGRTDMSVLRFPNVAPPGVAPIDYWNLNSTGGVQVYPWGNANTDFPAPGDYDGDGKCDIGIWRSGGTPGAQSEYWIILSSNGAVRYFAWGLEGDQTVQRDYDGDGITDVATYRRGATAADQATWYIRLSSNGTARVEGFGLSGDGTNNFDTPIPGDYDGDGKFDLAVYRFALAPANNFIIKRSSDSVITFTPFGNFATDYVLPGDYDGDGKYDLAVARTGATGTSPLTWWILQSSTGTTRTQVFGRTSDTPVQGDYDGDARTDLAIYRTGATAAATSNYWVFRSFDNTPAVTQWGLGADFSVNSFDIR; translated from the coding sequence ATGAAAAGAATCGGACGAAGTATTTTTGTTCTCGCGTTCGCGCTTTCGCTGTTTTCGGCGATCGCCAAGGCCGAGACGTTTACCGCTTATCTGAACGGCGCTCAGGAAGTGCCGGCAGCGGCAACGACCGCCACCGGGTACGCACGCATCGTCGTTGACGAGGGCACCGGAACGATGTCGTTCACGGTTGTTTTCAACGGCCTTGCGGGCACCCAGAACGCCGCGCACATACACGCGCCGGCGGCAATCGGCGCGACCACCGGAGTCGCGATCAATTTCGGCGTCGTCGGCGGAACTTCGGGCACGATAAGCGGCACGACGTCGATCACGCCGACTCAGCTTTCGCAATTGCGCGCCCATCTCGGCTACGTTAACGTCCATTCAACGGCGTTCTCGGGCGGCGAGATTCGTGGTCAGTTGGGCGTTCAGCGCCCGGTCGATTATGACGGCGACGGCCGGACCGATATGAGCGTCCTCAGGTTTCCGAACGTCGCACCGCCGGGAGTCGCGCCGATCGACTATTGGAATCTGAACAGTACCGGCGGAGTTCAGGTCTATCCGTGGGGCAACGCCAACACCGACTTCCCGGCACCCGGTGATTACGACGGCGACGGCAAATGCGACATCGGGATCTGGCGTTCCGGCGGGACGCCGGGCGCGCAGAGCGAATACTGGATCATCCTGAGTTCGAACGGCGCAGTGCGTTATTTCGCCTGGGGGCTTGAGGGCGACCAGACGGTCCAACGGGATTACGACGGCGACGGCATTACCGATGTCGCGACGTACCGCCGGGGCGCGACAGCCGCCGACCAAGCCACCTGGTACATCCGTTTGAGTTCGAACGGTACCGCGCGCGTCGAGGGATTCGGGCTTAGCGGCGACGGCACCAACAACTTCGACACACCGATCCCGGGAGATTACGACGGCGACGGCAAGTTCGACCTCGCGGTTTACCGTTTTGCGCTGGCGCCCGCGAACAACTTCATCATCAAGCGAAGTTCCGACAGCGTGATCACCTTTACGCCGTTCGGTAACTTCGCTACGGACTATGTGTTGCCCGGCGATTACGACGGCGACGGCAAGTACGACCTGGCGGTTGCCAGAACGGGCGCGACCGGAACATCGCCGCTTACGTGGTGGATATTGCAGAGTTCGACCGGCACGACGAGAACGCAGGTTTTCGGACGAACTTCCGATACTCCGGTGCAGGGCGACTACGACGGTGACGCGCGGACCGACCTCGCGATCTATCGTACGGGAGCGACCGCCGCCGCGACGAGCAACTATTGGGTGTTTCGAAGTTTCGACAACACCCCGGCGGTCACTCAATGGGGCCTGGGCGCGGATTTCTCCGTCAACAGTTTTGACATTCGATAG
- a CDS encoding arsenate reductase, producing the protein MFRENNIDFERVNYFVDPLTEDQLRSLLKKAGLAPFAALRKGEAAFKDLGLTKETPEAEIIAAMVKFPGLLQRPIVEVGDKAVMARPIEKALQLISEL; encoded by the coding sequence TTGTTTCGTGAAAACAACATCGATTTTGAAAGAGTCAATTACTTTGTCGATCCGCTGACCGAAGATCAGTTGCGGTCGCTTTTGAAAAAGGCCGGACTCGCGCCGTTCGCGGCGCTGCGAAAAGGCGAAGCGGCGTTCAAGGATCTGGGTCTGACGAAAGAGACGCCGGAAGCCGAGATCATCGCGGCGATGGTGAAATTTCCGGGCCTGCTTCAGCGTCCGATCGTCGAGGTCGGCGACAAAGCGGTAATGGCGAGACCGATCGAAAAGGCGCTCCAGTTGATTTCGGAATTGTGA
- a CDS encoding antibiotic biosynthesis monooxygenase, protein MKSEIPNPNSQIALTPEPPYYAVIFTSLRTNDVEGYAEMSARMVELGAEQDGFLGIESARDGIGITVSYWRDEESIRKWREDAEHRLAQHEGFKRWYESFATRVCRVERQHIFNR, encoded by the coding sequence ATGAAATCCGAAATCCCAAATCCGAATTCGCAAATCGCCCTGACTCCCGAGCCTCCCTATTACGCCGTGATCTTTACTTCTTTGCGAACAAATGACGTTGAGGGCTACGCCGAGATGTCGGCGCGAATGGTCGAACTTGGCGCGGAACAGGACGGGTTTCTCGGTATCGAGTCGGCGCGCGACGGGATCGGCATCACCGTCAGCTACTGGCGCGACGAAGAATCGATCCGCAAATGGCGCGAAGACGCCGAACACAGGCTCGCGCAGCACGAGGGGTTCAAACGCTGGTACGAATCGTTTGCGACGCGCGTCTGCCGCGTCGAAAGACAACATATCTTTAATCGCTAA
- a CDS encoding DinB family protein — translation MDTIEHLRQLFAWNDWANRRIVTALKETPNGRALKVLAHIVTTELEYFDRLYGKDSKGFDFRPDLTLEECGDRAREAAEKFERLLRKFDDEGLDLTARYRTSEGVWCENTYREMLTHVLFHSANHRGNINTCLRDAGVTPPATDYIIYLRETKYF, via the coding sequence ATGGACACGATCGAGCATCTTCGTCAACTTTTCGCCTGGAACGATTGGGCCAATCGCCGGATCGTGACCGCGCTCAAGGAAACGCCGAACGGCCGCGCTTTGAAGGTTCTCGCGCATATCGTCACGACCGAACTCGAGTATTTTGACAGGCTTTACGGAAAGGATTCGAAGGGCTTCGACTTCCGGCCCGATTTGACGCTTGAGGAATGCGGCGACCGCGCCCGCGAGGCCGCCGAGAAATTTGAGCGGCTGCTCAGAAAATTCGACGACGAAGGCCTCGATCTGACGGCCCGCTACCGAACCAGCGAAGGCGTTTGGTGCGAAAACACATATCGCGAAATGCTGACCCACGTCCTGTTCCACTCCGCCAACCACCGCGGGAATATCAATACCTGTCTCCGCGATGCGGGTGTGACGCCGCCTGCGACCGATTACATCATTTATCTGCGGGAGACCAAGTACTTTTAG
- a CDS encoding N-acetylmannosamine-6-phosphate 2-epimerase: MIQGKFGDLKLRLQGGLIVSCQAPENSPLSKQEIIAAFAEAARNNGARGVRIDSPVNIRAVRERVSVPIIGIHKIVSATSDVYITPTLESARAVADAGADVIAFDATDRARDGGATALEIALFVANELRMPTMADVATLDEGVRADEEFGCDFVGTTLSGYTRDTAHRLAQPDFALVEALAKRISAPIICEGRIKTPADVRRAFDCGAFAVVVGKAITGIDELVRDFVDASRSESPA, translated from the coding sequence ATGATTCAAGGAAAATTTGGTGATCTCAAGCTTCGATTACAGGGCGGATTGATAGTTTCATGTCAGGCGCCCGAAAATTCGCCGCTTTCAAAGCAGGAAATCATTGCCGCGTTTGCCGAAGCTGCGCGGAACAACGGTGCGCGCGGGGTTCGGATCGATTCGCCTGTGAACATTCGCGCCGTGCGCGAGCGCGTTTCCGTGCCGATTATCGGCATTCACAAGATCGTCTCCGCAACGAGCGATGTTTACATCACGCCGACCCTCGAATCCGCGCGCGCCGTTGCGGATGCCGGCGCTGACGTGATCGCGTTCGACGCCACGGACCGTGCGCGAGACGGCGGCGCCACCGCGCTGGAAATCGCTTTGTTTGTTGCCAACGAGTTGAGAATGCCGACGATGGCCGACGTCGCGACGCTTGACGAGGGCGTTCGCGCGGATGAGGAATTCGGATGCGATTTTGTCGGAACGACTCTCTCCGGCTACACGCGCGATACGGCGCATAGGCTTGCGCAACCCGATTTCGCACTCGTCGAGGCGCTGGCGAAACGCATTTCCGCGCCGATCATTTGCGAAGGGCGGATCAAGACGCCGGCCGACGTTCGGCGCGCTTTCGACTGCGGCGCCTTTGCCGTCGTCGTCGGGAAGGCGATCACGGGAATAGATGAACTGGTCCGGGATTTCGTTGACGCGTCCCGATCTGAATCGCCTGCGTAA
- a CDS encoding ATPase: MKRLFLGVDGGQSHTEALVADETGTILGRGIGGPSNHAEQPGGRDRLRNALIDSVSGAGFDPERTVFEAAHFGMTGGADYKEEIIGSVIRAVVVNVGHDAPTALYGATGGKPGIVVIAGTGSVVYGENAAGERARAGGLGYLFSDEGSGFWIAAETIRWAIREQDGVLQPSGLEALVLDHFEVATIRDLTTRFYNGFVTRETVASFAKRVSGEAEAGNQILEKLIRTGAGTLVANVSAVARRLGFKDEFVVSGVGGVFRGLVFERSFRSELESRIPSARFREPVFGPATGSLLLAYRSAKIELSEHLLSNLKRDKV, encoded by the coding sequence ATGAAACGACTTTTTCTTGGCGTTGATGGCGGTCAAAGCCATACCGAGGCGTTGGTCGCCGACGAGACGGGAACGATCCTCGGGCGCGGGATCGGCGGACCGTCGAATCACGCGGAGCAACCCGGCGGTCGCGACCGCCTGCGCAACGCGTTGATCGATTCCGTTTCCGGCGCGGGCTTTGATCCCGAGCGGACCGTTTTCGAGGCGGCGCATTTCGGGATGACGGGCGGCGCGGATTACAAGGAAGAGATCATCGGTTCGGTCATCCGCGCGGTCGTCGTCAACGTCGGTCACGACGCGCCGACCGCGCTGTACGGTGCGACGGGCGGAAAACCGGGAATCGTCGTCATCGCCGGAACCGGTTCGGTCGTTTACGGGGAGAACGCCGCCGGCGAACGCGCACGCGCCGGCGGGCTCGGATATCTGTTTTCGGACGAAGGAAGCGGATTCTGGATCGCCGCCGAAACGATCCGTTGGGCGATCCGTGAACAAGACGGCGTTCTGCAACCGTCAGGGCTTGAGGCGCTCGTTCTCGATCATTTCGAGGTGGCGACGATTCGGGATCTGACGACGCGGTTTTACAACGGATTCGTAACCCGCGAGACGGTCGCGAGCTTTGCGAAACGTGTTTCGGGCGAGGCCGAAGCCGGCAATCAAATTCTGGAGAAGTTGATCCGAACCGGAGCGGGCACTCTGGTCGCGAATGTCTCCGCGGTTGCGAGACGGCTCGGGTTCAAGGACGAATTTGTCGTTTCGGGCGTTGGCGGCGTTTTCCGCGGGCTTGTTTTTGAAAGGAGTTTTCGTTCCGAACTGGAGTCGCGGATTCCATCGGCGCGCTTCCGCGAACCGGTTTTCGGTCCCGCGACCGGCTCGTTATTACTGGCGTATCGTTCTGCTAAGATTGAACTTAGCGAGCATTTGTTATCAAATCTGAAAAGAGATAAGGTCTGA
- a CDS encoding FAD-dependent oxidoreductase: MNDLKADILIVGGGVGGCAAARAACAAGLTVVMTEESDWIGGQFTSQATPPDEHGWIERFGCTRSYRRLRDRVREVYRERFPLTEAAAADPFLNPGEGWVSPLCAEPRVFLRVLEEMLAPFMHHGKLVILRETVAESAEPNGDSVVSVVLRSLKTGDRSKVSAKYFLDATELGELLPLTGTEFVTGSESRAETGEPGAKEIADPANSQAFSMCFAISHYAGEDHTIARPANYEFWRSFVPQLDPPWPGPLISMDALNPRTLAKITYRFDPHREPNTAFAGLWTYRRILFRDNFTPGAFESDVTLVNYPQIDYLGGDLVNASRESRSEMLAAAKEQSLSFLYFLQTEMGFKGLKLRPSVVGTDDGLAKMPYIRESRRIRSAFTIREQHVSAACRPGERFAEKFDDSVGIGFYRIDLHPTAAGDNYVDVESLPFQIPLGALVPKRVSNLLPACKNIGTTHITNGCYRLHPVEWNIGEAAGELAVFCISREIAPKSVLEDRPTLRHFQARLRREGFELEWPEDLNLEDGDPHRHAMRDEQS; encoded by the coding sequence ATGAACGATTTGAAGGCTGACATTTTGATCGTTGGCGGCGGCGTCGGCGGATGCGCCGCGGCGCGCGCGGCGTGCGCGGCCGGCTTGACGGTCGTGATGACCGAAGAATCGGACTGGATCGGCGGACAATTCACTTCGCAGGCAACACCGCCCGACGAACACGGATGGATCGAGCGCTTCGGCTGCACGCGTTCGTACCGGCGCCTTCGCGATCGCGTTCGAGAGGTTTATCGCGAACGTTTTCCTTTGACCGAGGCAGCCGCCGCCGATCCGTTTCTGAATCCGGGCGAAGGTTGGGTGTCGCCGTTGTGCGCCGAACCGAGGGTATTCTTGAGGGTCTTGGAAGAGATGCTCGCGCCGTTTATGCACCACGGCAAACTCGTCATTCTGCGCGAGACCGTTGCCGAATCGGCCGAGCCGAACGGCGATTCCGTCGTTTCAGTGGTTTTGAGATCTTTGAAAACAGGTGACCGATCGAAGGTTTCGGCGAAGTACTTTCTCGATGCAACCGAACTCGGCGAACTGCTGCCTCTGACCGGAACCGAGTTCGTCACCGGGTCGGAAAGCCGCGCCGAGACGGGCGAGCCGGGCGCGAAGGAAATTGCCGATCCGGCGAATTCACAGGCCTTTTCGATGTGTTTCGCGATCAGCCATTACGCCGGCGAGGATCATACTATCGCGCGGCCGGCGAATTACGAATTCTGGCGGAGTTTTGTCCCGCAGCTCGATCCGCCGTGGCCCGGGCCGCTGATTTCGATGGACGCCCTGAATCCGCGAACGCTCGCGAAGATAACGTATCGATTCGATCCACACAGGGAGCCGAACACGGCGTTCGCCGGACTTTGGACCTATCGCCGGATTCTCTTTCGCGACAATTTCACGCCGGGCGCGTTCGAATCGGATGTGACGCTCGTCAACTACCCGCAGATCGACTATCTCGGCGGCGATCTGGTCAACGCGTCGCGCGAATCGCGCTCCGAAATGCTTGCCGCGGCCAAGGAGCAGAGTCTTTCGTTTCTCTACTTTCTGCAGACCGAGATGGGTTTCAAAGGCCTGAAATTGAGACCGAGCGTGGTCGGAACGGATGACGGTTTGGCGAAAATGCCTTATATTCGCGAGAGCCGGCGAATTCGATCCGCGTTTACGATCCGTGAACAGCACGTCTCGGCGGCCTGCCGTCCCGGCGAACGATTTGCCGAGAAGTTCGACGATTCGGTCGGCATCGGATTCTATCGCATCGACCTTCATCCGACCGCTGCCGGCGATAACTACGTCGACGTCGAGAGTTTGCCGTTTCAAATCCCGCTCGGCGCGCTGGTTCCGAAACGCGTCTCGAATTTGTTGCCGGCGTGCAAGAATATCGGCACGACTCACATCACGAACGGATGCTATCGGCTTCACCCTGTCGAATGGAATATCGGCGAAGCGGCCGGCGAGCTTGCCGTGTTTTGCATTTCGCGCGAAATCGCGCCGAAATCCGTCCTCGAAGATCGCCCGACGCTGCGCCACTTTCAAGCGCGGCTCCGGCGCGAGGGATTTGAACTTGAGTGGCCCGAAGATTTGAATTTGGAGGACGGCGATCCGCACCGTCACGCGATGCGCGATGAACAGTCTTGA
- a CDS encoding hydantoinase/oxoprolinase, with product MSPKQSRNPKSEIRNRPVRVGIDVGGTFTDVVVVDHETREVVSQLKVPTTHDAAEGVALGIINAIECALSELGISPDDVVFIAHSTTQATNALLEGDVAQVGIIGLGSGLEGIKAGIDTRVPTIELAPNRFLKPEFAFLKSRNVSERVVESLLADFELKGVEVVVASEAFGVDKPANEEFVAEMARRGGAFFATSGHEVSQLYGLRTRTRTAVINGAILPKMIHTATMTDGCVKQAGIKAPLMIMRSDGGVMSVEEVHRRPIMTMLSGPAAGIAGALMYERVSDGIFIEVGGTSADISVIRDGQPQTKAARVGGHRTYLNTLDVRTLAIAGGSMIRESGGRIVDVGSRSAHIAGLHYASFQSPGEFAGAKLVHLRPTENDSADYIAIETAEGARFALTPTCAANALSIVPDDAFARGSTEAARLAFEPLARAVGKSIDETATEVLEISCRKIVRQVEALIVEYRLERETVELVGGGGGAASLVVFAGKMMGLPARLAKKAEVISTIGVALAMVRDVIERNIVDPTPEQILQVRSEAVEAVCRIGAVRETVEVQVEVDTRRNLVRATAFGTTELKKDANPSAALGMEGCLSAAARSMQIEPEFVRLVAGTGSLFVFEGERREKSLFGLLTRTRKLFRVTDGTGVVLLQRTGAEIESTTAADLNRSIENVIDRLTDFGDAGRKLPDIHVLVGARIIDLSGLAEAAQATALAATELENVAPDEAVVIVATAK from the coding sequence ATGAGTCCGAAACAATCCCGAAATCCAAAATCCGAAATCCGAAATCGTCCGGTGCGGGTCGGCATCGATGTCGGCGGGACATTCACGGACGTCGTTGTCGTCGATCACGAAACGCGCGAGGTCGTGTCGCAACTCAAAGTTCCGACGACGCACGATGCGGCCGAAGGTGTCGCGCTCGGGATCATCAACGCCATTGAATGCGCGCTTTCGGAACTCGGCATCTCGCCGGACGACGTGGTTTTCATCGCGCATTCGACGACCCAGGCGACGAACGCTTTGCTCGAAGGCGACGTGGCGCAAGTCGGGATCATCGGACTCGGCAGCGGACTCGAAGGAATAAAGGCGGGAATCGACACGCGCGTTCCGACGATCGAACTCGCGCCGAACCGTTTCCTGAAACCCGAGTTTGCCTTCTTGAAATCGCGAAACGTCAGCGAACGCGTCGTCGAATCGTTGCTCGCCGATTTCGAGTTGAAGGGTGTCGAGGTCGTCGTCGCTTCCGAAGCGTTCGGCGTCGACAAGCCGGCGAACGAGGAATTCGTTGCCGAAATGGCACGTCGCGGCGGCGCGTTCTTCGCGACCAGCGGCCATGAAGTTTCCCAACTTTACGGACTTCGAACGCGGACGCGGACGGCGGTCATCAACGGTGCGATCCTGCCTAAAATGATCCATACCGCGACGATGACCGATGGCTGCGTCAAACAAGCCGGCATCAAGGCGCCGCTGATGATAATGCGGTCCGATGGCGGCGTGATGAGCGTCGAAGAGGTTCACCGGCGGCCGATCATGACGATGCTTTCGGGACCGGCCGCGGGAATCGCCGGCGCGCTTATGTACGAACGCGTCTCGGACGGGATCTTCATCGAGGTCGGCGGGACGAGTGCCGACATTTCCGTGATTCGCGACGGCCAGCCGCAAACAAAGGCGGCGCGCGTCGGCGGGCATCGGACGTATCTGAACACGCTCGACGTGCGGACGCTGGCGATCGCCGGCGGTTCGATGATCCGCGAATCGGGCGGTCGGATCGTCGACGTCGGCTCGCGTTCGGCGCATATCGCGGGGCTTCATTATGCGTCGTTCCAGTCACCCGGTGAGTTTGCCGGCGCGAAACTCGTCCATTTGCGACCGACGGAGAATGACTCCGCCGACTACATCGCGATCGAGACCGCTGAGGGTGCGCGATTTGCGCTGACACCGACGTGCGCCGCAAACGCGCTTTCGATTGTTCCCGATGACGCGTTTGCGCGAGGAAGCACCGAAGCCGCGCGTCTTGCATTTGAGCCGCTGGCCAGAGCCGTCGGAAAGTCGATCGACGAAACCGCGACCGAGGTCCTGGAGATCAGTTGCCGCAAGATCGTAAGACAGGTTGAAGCGTTGATCGTGGAGTATCGTCTTGAACGCGAAACCGTCGAGCTCGTCGGCGGCGGAGGCGGAGCGGCATCGCTCGTCGTCTTTGCGGGAAAAATGATGGGGCTTCCGGCGCGGCTCGCAAAAAAGGCGGAAGTTATCTCGACGATCGGCGTCGCGCTCGCGATGGTTCGTGACGTTATCGAGCGAAACATCGTCGATCCGACTCCTGAACAGATCCTTCAAGTTCGGAGCGAAGCCGTCGAAGCAGTCTGCCGGATCGGCGCGGTTCGCGAGACGGTCGAGGTTCAGGTCGAGGTCGACACACGCCGCAACCTCGTCAGGGCGACCGCGTTCGGGACGACCGAACTCAAAAAGGATGCGAATCCGAGTGCGGCGTTGGGGATGGAAGGTTGCCTGTCGGCGGCGGCACGTTCGATGCAGATCGAACCCGAATTCGTCAGACTTGTCGCCGGCACGGGTTCGTTGTTCGTCTTCGAAGGCGAGCGACGCGAAAAGTCGCTGTTCGGACTCTTGACGCGAACCCGGAAACTGTTCCGCGTGACGGACGGGACGGGCGTCGTCCTGCTCCAAAGGACGGGCGCCGAGATAGAGTCGACAACCGCCGCGGATCTGAACCGATCGATCGAGAACGTGATCGATCGGCTCACCGATTTCGGAGACGCCGGGCGAAAACTTCCGGACATTCACGTCCTTGTCGGAGCGCGGATCATCGATCTCTCGGGGCTAGCTGAAGCGGCGCAGGCGACGGCGCTGGCGGCGACCGAACTTGAGAACGTCGCGCCGGATGAAGCGGTCGTGATCGTGGCAACGGCGAAATGA
- a CDS encoding glycoside hydrolase family 3 C-terminal domain-containing protein, with translation MNKIVSIVLILAVSCQLLLAQKPDKKQSNWVEKTLRSLTLREKIGQMINMRMSGEFANLSGEKFAEYRREIEESKIGGFTVYRGEANAVAALTNELQKLSKLPLLIAADYERGLRMGLRNGTPFTTNMGLGATGDTAAAYRQGRIICEEMRAIGVNWLFAPVVDINNNPDNPVINIRSFGADPQKVGEFGSALVKGVREANCLSTLKHFPGHGDTATDSHIGLSIVPIDRKRLDAVELVPFRMAIEAGADSVMTAHVALPNITGDNIPSTLSPKISTDILRKELKFDGIISTDAMEMGAIKKTFSDERSAVLAVLAGADVVLLPNSTKVAIDSIEAAVKTGEITEARIDESVRRLLKAKHRLGLAQNRLVDLSKVNSIVERPENVREANSIAERSITLLRNENDLLPLTAENARKTMFAVVAADDDAVEGSAFIPEVLRRVPNAGIFRLDPRSTPADYERVLAEAKNFDRIVLAVFVKRAANKGTVALPEMQTNFVRQAIAAKNTAVVAFGSPYLIRQFPEARTYCVTYAIEEVAQFAAAKALFGEVKFLGKLPVSMPGLFEIGAGITR, from the coding sequence ATGAACAAAATCGTTTCCATTGTTTTGATCCTGGCCGTCTCGTGCCAGCTCCTGCTTGCCCAAAAACCCGACAAAAAGCAATCAAACTGGGTCGAAAAGACGCTCAGGTCGCTGACGTTGCGCGAGAAGATCGGTCAGATGATCAATATGCGTATGTCGGGCGAATTCGCGAATCTTTCGGGCGAGAAGTTCGCCGAATACAGGCGTGAGATCGAGGAAAGCAAGATCGGCGGATTCACGGTGTATCGCGGCGAGGCCAACGCCGTCGCGGCGCTCACGAACGAACTCCAGAAGTTGTCGAAACTGCCTCTTTTGATCGCCGCCGACTACGAACGCGGATTGCGAATGGGACTGCGGAACGGTACGCCGTTTACGACGAATATGGGACTCGGCGCGACCGGCGACACGGCGGCGGCATATCGTCAGGGCCGCATCATCTGCGAGGAAATGCGCGCGATCGGCGTCAATTGGCTTTTCGCGCCGGTTGTTGACATCAACAACAATCCAGATAATCCGGTCATCAACATCCGCTCGTTCGGCGCCGATCCGCAAAAGGTCGGCGAATTCGGATCGGCGCTCGTGAAAGGCGTGCGCGAGGCGAATTGCCTTTCGACGCTGAAGCATTTTCCGGGTCACGGCGATACGGCGACCGATTCGCACATCGGGCTTTCGATCGTTCCGATCGATCGGAAACGTCTCGACGCGGTCGAACTCGTCCCGTTCAGGATGGCGATCGAAGCCGGCGCGGATTCGGTAATGACGGCGCACGTCGCGCTGCCGAACATCACCGGCGACAACATCCCGTCGACACTCAGTCCGAAGATCTCGACCGACATTCTGCGGAAAGAGCTGAAGTTCGACGGCATCATCTCGACCGACGCGATGGAAATGGGAGCTATCAAGAAAACGTTTTCCGACGAGCGCTCGGCGGTTCTCGCCGTGCTTGCCGGCGCCGATGTCGTCCTTTTGCCGAACAGCACGAAAGTCGCGATCGACTCGATCGAGGCCGCGGTCAAAACGGGCGAGATCACCGAAGCGAGAATCGACGAATCGGTTCGCCGGCTGCTCAAAGCGAAGCATCGTTTGGGGCTCGCGCAGAATCGGTTGGTCGACCTCTCAAAGGTGAACTCGATCGTCGAGCGGCCCGAAAACGTCCGCGAAGCGAACTCGATCGCCGAACGCTCGATAACGCTTCTCCGCAACGAGAACGACTTGCTTCCGCTGACCGCCGAAAACGCCCGAAAGACGATGTTCGCGGTCGTCGCCGCCGACGATGACGCGGTCGAAGGCTCGGCGTTCATCCCCGAAGTCTTGCGCCGCGTACCGAACGCGGGGATCTTCAGGCTCGACCCGCGTTCGACTCCGGCCGACTACGAACGGGTCCTCGCCGAGGCGAAGAACTTCGACCGCATCGTCCTTGCCGTTTTCGTGAAACGCGCGGCAAACAAAGGCACGGTGGCGCTTCCCGAAATGCAGACGAATTTCGTCAGACAGGCGATCGCCGCCAAAAACACGGCCGTCGTCGCCTTTGGCTCGCCGTATTTGATCAGGCAGTTTCCGGAAGCCCGGACATACTGCGTTACCTATGCGATCGAGGAAGTTGCCCAATTCGCGGCGGCGAAAGCGCTATTCGGCGAGGTGAAGTTTCTGGGAAAACTGCCGGTTTCGATGCCTGGCCTCTTCGAGATCGGAGCCGGAATCACGAGGTGA